The Meiothermus sp. region ACCGCTAAAATAGGCGGCCCGGAAGAGCGTGGTGCAGACCTGGCAGACCCCACCCCCCACATCCCATACGGTCTGGTTGCCTCGAATGACCCAGGCGTTCTGGTAGCCGGCAGCCCGGGTTACCGGCCCTAGGGTTTGGTTGAAAGAGAACACCGTGCCGGGGGGTATTTGTACCCTGTCGAACCGAGCAGCAGCCAGGCGGATGTTGTGAATCCGGCTGGGGGGCGAACCCGCAAAGTTGGTGTGCCCTTCGCCTACCAGCTCCACAATGCCACGCTGCCGCAGGTCGCGCACGCTGGGCTTGGGTTGCTCCTTTACCACCGGTAGTACAAACGTGGGTTTGCCGGCCTCGAGCGCAGCCTGGTAGGCCTGCCGAACCAACTCAGCATCGAAGCGGTAGCCCAATTTTTGCACTCCAATCCAGCCTTTGTTAGGGTCGAAAACAAAACGGGCAGGACGAGGGGCACGGCTGAGCTGCCGAATCAGTTGTTTCAGCTGTTCCTCGCTTTGAACGGGGTAACGTTGAGTTCCGGTGTATTCTACCAGGCGTCCTTTTTCCAGCACCTGCTCACGCACTACCAAGACCGCATCGGGCCCGGCCCAGGCCAGGGAGCACAAACTGAGTGCGAAGAGGACGCTCCGCACGATGCCCTCCCCCAAAGGTAGTCCCAGGCTAAACCGACGAGATTTCAGAGGCATTACCAGGCACCCACGGTCTGGGCAGGGGTGCGGTTCAGCCACGCAACAGGCGTACTGCTTCCACAATGGCCTTGGTGTCGCCCTGGCCCTGGGCTAGGTCGGCCCGACACTCCTCCAGATAGGTCTCGAAAATTAGGTCGCCGGTGGCTTCTAGTGCGCTCCTGACCCCCGAGAGCAGGGTTAGAATCTCGCGGCAGTCACGGTCTTCTTCTACCATCTTTTGCAGGCCCCGCACCTGCCCTTCCAGCCGCTTGAGGCGGTTCAGTACACGGGTGCGGGCCTCGAGGTTGGGTTTCTTGTTTCCAGCAGCGCTCATAGTATCCCTACGGGGTATCCTACCTCAAGGACGCTATTCTTCCCAAGTTTTTTGGCATTTTGGAGCCCAGGGCGGCATTATGAGGGCCTTCGGGTAACCTGCTATCGGCTTTGAACTACCAGCCGAATGCTACACACTAATTGAGCTTTTGCAAAAGCTGCTCGAGCTGGGCCCGGTTGACGGGCCCCAGGTGGCGGGCCAAAACCTGCCCATCGGAACCAATCAACAAGGTGGTGGGCAGCCCGCTTACCTGAAAGGCTCGCTGCAAACCTGCACTGTCCAGGAAGACCCGCGCCGAAAGCCCGGTCTGCTGCAAGAAAGCCTGAATGGCCCCTGGGTCTTCTCCTGCGTTGAGGAGCACGATGGGATAGCCCTTCTGCTGGTACTCCACCAACAGCGGCATCTCGGCCCGGCAGGGAGGGCACCAGGTAGCCCAGAGGTTGACCAGCATGGGCTTGGGCAGGTCTGCAAAGCGTACCTCGCTGGGGCGGGATTGGCCGGCCTCGAGGTACTGCAGCACCTGGGTCTCGTATGCGGGCTGGCCGGCCGATGGGGCCGGACGGGTAAGACCATACTGCACCCCTAGCGGCAACAAGGCCACGGCCAGCGAGGCCGTCCCCGGAACCAGCAGGCGGGTCGCTTCTCGCTTGAGCAAGAAAAGCGCCGCTAATGCCCCGGCGGGTACGCCTACCCACCAGTTCCAGCCCTCGCTACGGATATCCAGAACACCAAGCAGAGCAGCAAAAGCATTGGGCCAGGTAGACAGGTGCTCCACGGCGTAGCCCACTCGAGCCGCCAGCACCGCCACCAGCAATACCCACCAGGCTTTACCCTCCACACCCTGACGCGCGGCCAACCAGATAAAGGCAAAAACCCCCAACAGCAGGGCCAGATTGGGCCAGCTCAGGGCCAGGGGGCCAAGTAGCAAAGCATCTGGGGTGAGTTTCATCGGCTATACACCACCCATCCCAAAAGAAGCAGCGCCATCCAGGGCATCAGGTTGCACAAAGACAAGCCTCGCAATCGGCAGGATAACCACCCGCGTAGACGCTCCACTCCGGCTCTTGCAATGGCTGTCATATTCACGTAGCGTATTATACCCCAGGGGGATATAAAGCGCAAACTTTGTCTTGCCCATCAACCCCGACGATGCTTAATCAGCGGAAGCCCGGGGTATTGGACTGTTGGCCTGCAGGGGCAAGACCCGTGGCTTTGGCTAGCGCATTTCTACGGTGAGGGTAAGGGTGAGGGTGGCCCCACCCTCGAGCCGCAGGGTAAGGGGCACCTTCTGCCCTTCGACCAGGGGTCGGGGGTTCTTTTCGCGCAGCCCGTAGAGCATCAGGTGGTACTTGCCGGGCAGCGCCTCCAGCCGCCCCCGCGCGGGCACAATCAGGGCCTCTACCCGCTTCATGGCCGAGATGTCCTGGTGGTCGCCATGGCCGGCGTGGGTGGTCTGGTGGAACTCCACCCGGGTGGCGATGGGGGTGCTGGCCCCCACAATCTTGATGGGCCGGTTGGTGGGGTTGTAGAGCACCAGGTAGGCCGCGGTGATGTCGCCCGGCACCCGGCGCACCCAGCCCTGCTCGAGCCGCAGCGGCTGGGCCAGGGCCAGACCGCCTAAGAGGAATACCGCAATCCAACGCATAGTCTTCATTATCTATCCCGCCTCTCAAAGCGCCAGGCGGTGCCCCACAAACCGAGCCCCACCGCCATCAACCCCACCGCTATCGGCAAAAGCCCCCCGGTATAGCCCAGAAACTCCTTGAGCAGGTAACCCGTCGGCCCCACCAGCACCGGGGCCCCTAGGGCGTACAGAAGCCCCACCCGAAAGAGTTCCAGGGGGTTCAGGAGCACCGCAGGCAGCAGGAAGCGTTCCAGGGGATATTCCCGCAGGGCCACCACCAGCCCGATCACCAGGGGGTCGTAGGCCAGCACCAGCACCCCCCAGGCCAGGAGGCCCAGCCCCAAAGCACGGGAGGGCTCGAGGCCCGCCCCTACCCAGCCCGCCCACGCCACCCAGAGCCACAGCAGGCCCAGCCCGCTCAGCAGCAGGAGCAAGGCCGCTGGCCACCCCAGTCCCAGGAGTCCCGCTGCCAGCGTCAGCCCGGACAGAACGGGCAGGCTCAGGCCCAGCCCTACCCCCAGCACCCCCGAAAGATAAAGCCGGGCCGGGCTTTGGGGCATACCAGCCCAGAAGGCCCAGTCCTCGCGGGGGGTGAGCAAGGGTAGCGTCAGGGCCAGCACAAAGGGGGGCAGCAAGAGCGCCAGCGAAGCAAAGAGCGAGACCACCGCCACCGCTTCGCCCCGGCCCTGGAAGGCCAGGGCCAGCAAAGGCAGCAAGCCCACCGGGGCAAAGGCCCAGGGGTTGCGCAGGAGGGCCTTGGTATACAGGGGCAAGAGGGCGTTCATCGTCCGTAGCCCGGCACCCAGGGCCGCTTACGTCCACGGGAGAGGAGTTCGTTCCAGCGCAGCTTCTCACCGGCGTGCTGGGGCCTTTCTTTCAGGTAGGCTTCCAGGGCGGCGGCGCTTCCAAAGGCCAGCAGCCCCACCCCCATGGGGGTGCGGATGCGCTCATTGAAGAGGAAGTGGGCCTGTTCCACCTGCAAAAAACGGGCCTCCCTGCGCTCAGAGGCGGCAAAATCGGCCACATACATCTCCCTGGGGGTGGCCTGGGGGCCACCGTAGCCGAGCACGTGGTCGAGCAGGCAGCCCACGTCGTCGTAGGCGTATACCTTGCCGGTAGTGGTAACCATCTGCGCAGCGTAGCGGGCGTCCAGAAGGGTCATGTTGCAGTAGGGGCAGGCATCCACCCCTACCCGCAGGGGCCGGGCCGCCGCCAGCGCGGGTTGCAGCACGCCGGGGCCCAGGGGCAGGGCCAGCAGTCCTTTGATGAGGGTACGTCGCTTCATGGGGGTTCCTTGGGTGGGCCGGAGGCGAGTGTTTACCTCCAGCCCAGGTGTCGGGTTTTACTTGAGCAAGCCCGCGTGCTTGGCCAAGAGGCTCACCAGGTTCATCTCCGGCAGGGGGGCCAGGTCCAGCAAAGTCTGCCAGTCCAGCACGCGGGTGCGGCCCAGGTCGGGGGTGGTGCGGGCAAAGGCCATGGCCGCATCGGCGTTTTTGAAGGCCGCAACCTTGGCATCCATCACCACCCAGCCGCGCTTCTCGCCCCACAGGTAGACGGCCTGGCGGGCAGGCAGCAGCCGCACGGCCTCGGGGCCTTTAGCGGGGTCGTAAAGCCCCCGGTCGGCCACGTAGAAGGTGCTGCCCACCCCGTCGCGCAGGCCGTAGACCCAGGCGTAGTTGACCATGCAGGCAATGGACTCAAAGTGGATGGCCTCCATCCCTTTTTGTGGTTCTTTGAGGGCAATCTGGCTGTAGGTCTGCTCGAAGAAGCCCGGAGTAAAGGTGCGGCCCATCCAGGCCCCCGGCGCGGGGGTCTTGATGGGCATCCCGCAGAAGGCGCAGGTGCCCTGCTCCCAAGGGATGGTTTTAGCCGGGATGGTCTCGAGGTTGGCGGCCATGGGCTGCATTTGCTGGGCCAGGGACTGCGCGAGCACAGTCGAAGCGCCCAAAGCCGAAAGCATCTTGATTACTTCACGACGGTTCTTGTGCATGGTTCACGCTGCCTTGTTCAACCAGCTGGCCGTTTTCCAAGCGCACGTAGCGTTCGGCCAGGCGCGAGATTTCTTCTTGCCGGTGGGCCGATAAAATCACCAGTCCGCCCATGGCGAGGTGGGTGGCCATCCAGTCTTGTAAACGCTCCAGACCCTCGCTATCCAGCGCCGAGGCCGGCTCGTCCAAGAGCCACAGGGGGGGGTAGCCCATCAGGCCGGCGGCCAGGGCCAGCCGCTGCCGCCAGCCCCCTGAGAGCTGGGCCACCGGGCGCTTCAGGTGGGCCTCCAGGCCCATGCGCCGGGTGGCCTCGGCTTTGTCCGCCGGGGTGGCCCCCTTGAGCCGACGCGCCGCTTCCAGAATCTCTTCCACCCGTAAGGTGGGGGGAAAACTCAGGTGCTGGGGAATGTAGGCCCGTACGCGGGCCGCTCCCAGGCTTTGGGGGTGGTGCCCGAAGAGCCGCACCACCCCGCCATCGGCTCTGAGCCGCCCGGCCAGCAGGCCCAAGAGGGTGCTCTTGCCGGCCCCGTTGGGGCCCAGGAGGGCCAGGCTGCCCGAGTTTAGGCGGAGGTTTACCCCTGAGAGCCGCCCCCTTTTGTGCAGGTCTACCACCTCAACCATAGGCCTCCCAACAGGCTCAACAGGGCCAGCCCCAACAGGCCGGGCACGATAGGGGTGGCCGGCGGCGAGGCAGGCCGGGCTTCCAGGTCGGCCAGGGCCAGCAGTCGAAGCCCCGGCACCCGGGCCTCGGCGGCCTCCCAGAGCAGAACCCCCGGCGAGAGGGCCAAAAGGCTCAGGTCGGGCTGGCGGGCGCTCAGGAGCGCGAAGCTGCTGCTGGGCAGGTGGGGGATGGGCAGGGGAACCGCCCGGTCGAAGGCGTTGCCCTGGAGCACCACCCTGGCCCGGGGGTCGTCCACCGCCACGTCCTGGAGGTTGCCCACAAAGGTATTGGCGGTGGCTTTCAGGGTGTTCTGGTCGGTGTCGCGGGCGAAGAGGAGGGCGGTGCCGTTTTCCTCGAAGCGGTTGCCGAGGAGCAGGGTCTCCCTCGAGTCCAGCGACAAAAGCCCGATGGTGCTCTTCAGGAAGCGGTTGTCCTTCAGCGTGGCCTTCCACTCCTCTTGCAGCAAAAGCCCGTAGCGCAAAGGCCCTACCTCCTGGGCAAAGGTGTTGCCCTCCACCCAGTTCTCGGCCCCGTGCATGAGGGCCGAGCCCACCCGGTTGCCCTGGCTGTGGTTGCCCCGGATTTGGGCCCGGTAGGTAAACATCAGGTGCAGGCCGTAGCGTTCCCCGGCTTCCACCCGGTTGTCCTCCACCACCACCCGCTCGCCGTACTCCACATACAGGTTGTCCAGGAAGCCTCGGATGCGGTTGCCCCGCAGCACCACCCCATCGCTGCGGTAGGTTTGCAGGCCGGGAGCCGCCTGGGTGCCCACCAAATCGCAGTTTTCCACCACCGCTCGGTTGGATTTTTCCACCCGGATACCGCCCGTCACCCCGTAGGCCCGCAGGCCCCGCACCACACAGCCCTCGCACTGGTAGAGCGCCACGGCCGCATCGGGCTCGTAGAACTCGTCCCCCTGGCCCACGTTTTGCACCTCGAGGCCCTCCACCACAATCCCCGGCGCCCTAAGGGTGAGCGCGGTGCCCCGGCCCCCCCCGTCCAGCACCGCGCCGGGGCGGGCCACCAGGCGTACCCCGGGGGTGGTAATCGCCCAGGGGCCTGGGTACACCCCGGCCTCCAGCACCACGGTCTGGCCGGGGGGCAGGGGGGGTAAAGGGGCAGGAGGATGAAGCACCAGCATAAAGACGCTGCGTGTTCAGCGAAGGGAGGGGTTGGAATTGGGTGCTCGGGTGGCCGCAGATTTAATCTGCCCGCGACCTTCGCAGGATACGAAGGTCGGAGGCCTTTCTTTCAGGCCTGGGGCGGCCCCCGGTTCAACAGTGGAAAGACCGCGCTCAGGTGCGGTTTTTGGGGTTGCTGTAGGTCTTTTGTGCCAAGGGGGCGGGGGGTGGGTACCGGCACCGCAACCCATGGCCCCACGGCCCCGTCACTGAAGCCGCCCAGGATACAAAGGGGGCAGTGTTGTTGGGGGGTATGGGTGTGGTTGGAGGGGGAACTGGGGGCCGATCCCGGATGAGAGGTGCACAAATCGGCGCCGGGCAGAAAGCTGACCGGAAGTACCTGGGTGCGGGGGTCACGCAATGCATGCTGGCTCGAGACCAGAAGCACCAGCCCCGCCAAGGCCCAGGCCAGGAGGGGGTGCCGGAGGGGGGCTCGAGCCGGCATACCTGAAAAGCAGTATAGCCGCCCGCCCACAGGGGAAATTTGTCCCGGCTATATATCCCCAGGGGGTATGATATACTCGGGAGTGACGTGGCCAGCGTATGCTGGTGAAGGAGACCTTGCCATGAGCCAGACCTACGACGTGGTAATCATCGGGGGCGGCCCTGCCGGCCTCACCGCCGGCATCTACACGGGCCGGGCCAACCTAAAAACCCTCATCCTGGAGAAGGGCCTGCCCGGGGGGCAGATCGCCCAGACCGAGGAGGTGGAAAACTACCCCGGCTTCCCCGAGCCCATCAGCGGGGCCGAGCTTTCCGAGCGCATGGTGCAGCAGGCCAAGCGCTTTGGGGCCGAGATCGTGATGGACGAGGCCCAGGGCATCGAGAAAACCCCCGAGGGCTTCGTGGTGCGGGGCTACGAGCAGGATTACAAAGCCCGGGTGGTCATCCTGGCCACCGGGGCCAACCCCAAAAAGCTGGGCGTACCCGGCGAGGAGAAGTTCTATGGCCGGGGGGTGAGCACCTGCGCGACCTGCGACGGTTTCTTCTACCGGGGCAAGGAAGTGGTGGTGGTGGGCGGGGGCGACGCCGCGGTGGAGGAGGGGCTTTTCCTCACCAAGTTCGCGAGCAAAGTGACCCTGGTGCACCGCCGCGACACCCTCCGGGCCAACAAGACTGCCCAGGCCCGGGCCTTTGCCAACCCCAAGATGCACTTCATCTGGGATACGGTGGTGGAGGAGATTCTGGGCGAGGAAACGGTGACCGGGGTGCGCCTTCGGAACCTCAAGACCAACGAGGTCTACGACTACCCCACCGATGGGGTCTTCGTCTTCATCGGGCATGAGCCCAACACCGGTTTCCTGAAGGGTCTGGTGGAGCTGCGCCCGGACGGCTACGTGGCGGTGCGGGACGAAATCTTCACCTCGGTGCCGGGTCTTTTTGCCGCGGGGGATGTGGCCGACCCCATCTACCGCCAGCTTTCCACCAGTGTGGGGGCCGGCACCCGCGCGGCCATGATGGCCGAGCGCTACCTGGCTGAGCAGGAGCACGCCGCCGCGCACTAGAGGGGGTCATGGAAGCCGCTCTTCCGGCGCAACCCAGCGTGCGCTATCTGAACCCGGCCTGGTTCGCCTCGGTGATGGGCACCGGGGTGCTGGCCCAGGCCCTGGCCCAGTTTGGCCTGGTGGGGCTGGCCTTGCCGGTCTACTGGCTGGCCCTTTTGGCCCTGCTGGCCCTCTTGGGGCTCTACCTGGTCAAGCTCCTACGTTACCCCCAGGCGGCGCTTTCCGACCTGCAGCACCCCCTGCTCTCGCAGATGCTGCCTACGCTGCCCATCGCCCTTCTGGTGATGAGCCTGGCGACCCGTGTCCTGCCCTTGGGGGACTGGGCGCTGCCGTTGGGCCAGGGGCTCTTCTGGGTGGGCATGGTGCTCATCTTCGGGGTGGGGCCGCTGGTGGTGTTCGTGGTGAGCACCCGGCTCAGGCTCCCCCTCGAGGCGGCCAGCGGGGCCTGGTTCATCCCGCCGGTCTCGGCCCTGCTGGTGCCGATCACCGCCGGGGTCTGGCTCGAGACCTTCCCCCAGGCCTGGCAGCGGGAAGTCTGGGTGGTAAGCGGGCTTTTTCTGGGTGTGGGGTTCTTTCTGTTCCTCTTCGTGCTGACGAGTTTTTTGCAGCGGCTGTATGCCCACGGGCGGCTCGAGCCGCACCTTCTGCCTTCGGTCTTCATCGGGCTGGCCCCGGTGGGGCTGCTGGTGCTCGCGCCCTGGCGCTGGCTCGAGGGCGGGGCGCGGGTGGGCTTGGTGCCGGAGGGTTGGGTTTCGGCTTGGCCGGTGATGGGCCTCGTCATTTGGGGCTTGGGTCTTTGGTGGCTCTTCTACAGCCTGGCCCTGCTCTTGGATACGCTCTTGGTGGCCTGCCGCCGCGCGCAGTTCCACTTTGCCCCGGGTTGGTGGGGGTTTGTGTTCCCGCTGGGGGCCTTTACCCTCGCCACGCTGGCCCTGTCCAGAGGGCTGGAATCGGCCTTTCTGGGTGGTCTGGCCTGGGCGCTGTTCCTGCTCCTCGGGGTGTTCTGGCTCTGGGTGATGCTGTACTCGCTTAGGGCCTGGGCTGGCCTGGGGGCCTTGCGACCGCCGAAAAGATAGGATGCTTTGCTTGACAAAACCTTCTAGATTCCTTTATAGATAGGGCTATCGTTGAACTGTCTGAAAAAAGGTGTGGGTATGGGGCAAAACTTACTGGGGTTGTTGGCTTTTCTACTCCTGACTGGGATGGCGCAAACTTTCGAACCCTCTCCGCGGGTACACTATGTACATTTTTTGTCGCTAGACGCAACCAAGCCACTGACTGTGGCCGGACAATTGCGCCTACCGCCTTCCAGCGCCAAACTCCCGGCGGTGGTGATTGTGCATGGGTCTGCAGGGGTAGATAGCCGGGGGAGTATGTATGCACAGGCCCTCAATAAAGCAGGGATTGCCACCCTCGAGATTGATATGTGGGCTGCCCGGGGGCTCATTGGAGGGCTATCCCGGCCACGGGGGGTACCCGAAACCCTCCCCGACGCCTACGGGGCCCTAAAATACCTGGCTGAGCGGCCCGAGATAGACCCGGCCCGAATCGGCATCATGGGTTTTTCCTGGGGTGGGGTGGTTTCGATGCTAACCGCTACCGCACCCTATACCGAGCAGTACCTGGGCAAAACCCTTAAGTTTGCGGCTCATGTCCCCTTATATCCGGTTTGTTGGGTTTACAACACTGTACCTGGCTACGAGTTTCGTTCTTTCACTGGGGCTCCTGTCTTGATCCAAGCAGGGGAGCGTGATACCTACGACGATCCCGACACCTGCATCAAGCTAGTACAAATGGTGGGCAACCCTTCCATTACGGTCAAGGTCTATCCTGGGGCTACCCATGCTTTCGATAGGCTCGAGCCCGAGATCAGAGTCAATGATCCCTTTGCACACAAGGGCCGGGGTGGTGAGGTGATCTTTACCCCCAACCCCGCGCTAGCTCAGGAATCGGTGCAGACCACTGTGAGCTTTTTCAAGCGGGTCTTTGGATTGCCCTGAAGCTTATACAGGGGTAAGTTTTGTCGCCCTGCTGGCAGCACACTGGGCAAATAGGCAGTTCCTCAGCCCCCTTATCGTCAGCGCGTTGCTTTTGCAATGCTCCACCCTTTGGAGGTAAGCGCATCCCGTGAGTCGGGGCTAAAAGTCTCCCATCGGGAGGCTTTTTGAATCTGGTATTGCCCCCCCTCCTCCGAGGAAAGGTAACCGACTTGTTTGTCGCCTTTTATCCTGCTCTTCACAGACCTGGCCGCCTGGATGGGCGGCCATTGTTGTCTAGCACAAGGCTTTTTTGAGGTTGTATGGCTCAAAGTAGGCGAAGAGCGCTCTAAACGATGGTCGAACAATTTTATAAGTATTAATTATCAAAATAGCCGAAACAAAACTTGATGATATTGATTGGCGTTTATTACACTAGCTCCAAGACCCGCCTTGTGAAAGGAGACACATGGAGACCCTTAGTGCCATCGAAACCCAGGCCATCACCGCCATCCGGATGCTGGCCGCAGATGCGGTGGAGCAGGCCAAAAGCGGCCATCCGGGCATGCCCCTGGGCATGGCCCCGGCGGCCTATGTGCTTTGGAGCGACTTCCTCAGGCACAACCCCACCAACCCTCACTGGCCCGACCGCGACCGCTTTGTGCTTTCGGCGGGGCACGGCTCTATGCTCCTCTACGCCCTGTTGCACCTGACCGGCTACGACCTGCCCCTAGACGAACTGCGGCGCTTCCGCCAGTGGGGCTCCAAGACCCCGGGCCACCCCGAGTACGGCCACACCCCCGGCGTGGAGGTGACCACCGGGCCTTTGGGCCAGGGCATCAGTACCGCAGTGGGGCTGGCGCTGGCCGAGCGCAAGCTGGCCGCCGAGTTCAACCGCGAGGGCCACACCGTGGTGGATCACTATACCTACGTGCTGGCCTCGGACGGCGACCTGATGGAAGGGGTCTCGGGGGAGGCCAGCAGCCTGGCCGGGCACTGGGGTCTCTCCAGGCTAATTGTGCTCTGGGATGACAACCACATCTCCATTGACGGCCAGACCGAGCTTTCCTTTGGTGAAGATGTGCTCGAGCGCTACCGGGCCTACGGCTGGCACACTCAGCGGGTAGATGGTGAAGACCTGGCCGCGCTGCGCTCGGCCCTCCGGGCCGCCCAGGTAGACGCCCGGCCCTCCCTGATTGCCGTGCGCACGGTGATTGGAGCAGGCTCGCCCAAGGCCGGGAGCCACAAGGTGCACGGCGAGCCCTTGGGAGCCGAGGCCCTCGAGGCCACCCGCAAGAACCTGAACTGGCCCCACTCCCCCTTCGAAATCCCCCGCGAGGTCTACGAGCACTTCCGGGCGGCCATCGCCAAGGGGCAGCGCCTCGAGGCCGACTGGCGGGCCCGCTTGGAGCGCTACGCCGCAGCCTACCCCACCGAAGCCAGGGAGCTACAGCGCCGCCTGAAGGGCGAACTGCCGCCCCTCGAGTGGGAACAGCTTATCCCCGGCTTCAGCGGCAAGTTGGCTACCCGCGCTGCCTCGGGCAAGGTGCTCGATGCCCTGGCCCCGGCCCTCCCGGAGCTCTTGGGCGGCAGCGCCGACCTCACCCCCTCCAACAACACCCAGGCCCAGGGGATGGCGGCTTTTTCGCGCGAGAACCCCACCGGGCGCTACCTGCACTACGGGGTGCGGGAGCACGCCATGGGGGCCATCCTGAACGGGCTCAACCTGCACGGGGGCTACCGTGCCTATGGGGGCACCTTCTTTGTCTTCTCCGACTACATGCGCCCGGCCATCCGGCTGGCGGCCCTGATGAGCACCCCCACCGTTTTCGTGCTCACCCACGACTCGGTGGCCATCGGCGAGGACGGCCCCACCCACCAGCCCATCGAGCACCTGGCCAGCCTCAGGGCCATGCCGGGCCTCTGGGTGGTGCGCCCGGCGGACGCCCTCGAGACCGCCTACGCCTGGCGGATGGCCCTGGAACGCCAGAAAGGCCCTACCGCCCTGGTGCTCACCCGCCAGGCGGTGCCGGTGCTAGATCGGGGCGGCCTGGGCGGCCCGGAGG contains the following coding sequences:
- the tkt gene encoding transketolase yields the protein METLSAIETQAITAIRMLAADAVEQAKSGHPGMPLGMAPAAYVLWSDFLRHNPTNPHWPDRDRFVLSAGHGSMLLYALLHLTGYDLPLDELRRFRQWGSKTPGHPEYGHTPGVEVTTGPLGQGISTAVGLALAERKLAAEFNREGHTVVDHYTYVLASDGDLMEGVSGEASSLAGHWGLSRLIVLWDDNHISIDGQTELSFGEDVLERYRAYGWHTQRVDGEDLAALRSALRAAQVDARPSLIAVRTVIGAGSPKAGSHKVHGEPLGAEALEATRKNLNWPHSPFEIPREVYEHFRAAIAKGQRLEADWRARLERYAAAYPTEARELQRRLKGELPPLEWEQLIPGFSGKLATRAASGKVLDALAPALPELLGGSADLTPSNNTQAQGMAAFSRENPTGRYLHYGVREHAMGAILNGLNLHGGYRAYGGTFFVFSDYMRPAIRLAALMSTPTVFVLTHDSVAIGEDGPTHQPIEHLASLRAMPGLWVVRPADALETAYAWRMALERQKGPTALVLTRQAVPVLDRGGLGGPEGTLKGGYILSERSDAKAAIVATGSEVALALEAQKLLDEEGIPVRVVSLPCWEAFEAQPREYRETVLPRHLPTLAVEAGSSFGWERYADAVLGIDHFGASAPYPAVYENLGFRPGSVVRAMLELLGR